In Takifugu flavidus isolate HTHZ2018 chromosome 1, ASM371156v2, whole genome shotgun sequence, the DNA window GTTTCATGCTTGCaattattaattttaaaaaaaatattgttttcaatATGCGACATTAGTCATCGTGACAGACATGATGACTTCTTTCATTTTGGACTGTGTTAGATTAGACATCAGAGGCGCGTTTGATCTTCATCCAGATAGGAAATAAGCGTCGTTTAATGTTTCTTTATCTTTCATGTGTTCGGATTTTATGGTGGTAGGGGTGAAAGTTCGGCTCCGTCTTGGAACAACCGTGCATGCGTTTCCTGACTTTTCCAAGCGTCACCACAAAAAGACtagatgaaaagaaagaagtgaGAGGAGGAtaaattgttcttttgttgGTGAAAGAAAAAATGGCCTGTAAATTTGAGAGTGAGACGTGTTCACCCACCATGTCTTTATCTTTTGGTGGTGACGTAGGCTAAGTAAAGATATTCACTTTAACCATATGGCCCTTGGGCTTTTAAACTCATCTTTCACAGTTAATGTCATTATGGTAGTAGCAGGGAAGAAAGGACCCAGAGTGACTGAGGCAGGTGCATCTGAGGCTCATGAATAGCTGCATCCTATTATGCGCCTCTAAAGTGCACATAAATAATGGCTGGGACTGCTGATAAAGTAAATGCGCACCTTGGggcctctccccctctcttctatCTGTCTGTGTTTCTTTCAATCTCTTTATTTCCCACACAAATCCGTTTTCTTCCTTTAACTCATTCAATCCTTTCCAAGAACTTATTTTGAAATTCAACCGCACATCTAGACTAATCTGCAGCAGTGCGGtttgttttccaggctgagGTAAATCATTTGCATGACAAAAAAATCCCTCGGTCTTCTTATGTCTCGCCTGTCCCGCATGTGGAATCGTGCGCCTTGCAGAACCAATCCGGAGGAGCGGTGCCAGACGCAAAGAGCAGATACGCGAGTCTACATCAGAGCATAGCGACACAAGCTGCGATCATCGAAAGAAACAAGGTAGCGAAGTATTTTTATACCACTAAGAAACCTTTATATTAACCAATATTGCAGTAGATTGATTTTGCGAGAGGTTGCATGCGCACGAGTGACGACCGTGACAGAAGGAATGGGACTGTCGGACAGAGGATGGAGAGGGCGGACGCTCCCGTTCCTGGTCATCGCTGTGAGCGTGATATCAGCGGATGGACTGAGAGTGAGGCAACCCAGATGCCCTTTTGGATGCACCTGCACCAAAGATAACGCTTTGTGTGAGAATGTTAGATCTGTGCCTCACACTTTCCCCCCTGATGTCGTTTCACTGTAAGTTTCCTGCAGCCTGGAAGAATGAACTTTTGTGTGATGATGCTCAGAGGTGTCTTTAATTCGTCCTCTATTTAATCCTTTAGCTCATTTGTTAAGACTGGATTCAGTGGAATTACTGGAGGAAGCTTTGTTCACACacctgtcctgcagctcctgtgagtctatctatctatctatctatctatctatctatctatctatctatctatctatctatctctatctatctatctatctatctatctatctatctatctatctatctatctatctatctaaacaatgaggggggtggggggggtatgGAGGCTAATATGCAAATTCGAAGGTGCAGCCTTCCCAATGATGCTGCCAGGATTATGCAATAGACCACATGGTTACCAGCGGGGGCTGGGGGAGAGGAGCTAACTGTGCTtgctggaggagggggcagaatTTTTATCCTCTTGCAAAAAAAGCGAGAGATTATGATGATCAAACAGGGAAGTAAAGTATAATTAGAGTTCTAAAACATCCAGAGATGATAACTGTTTGGGATTATCCTTGTGACGGAATCATACATAAAGCAATTTTCCTGTATAAAGTGTGTAAAAGAACATATTAtgggctgctgttgctggtttAAAGGGTGATTCATTTACATGTAGGTGGAGGTATccattttttcttcattttatgaAAACATGTAGGAGGAGAGCCCCAATTCCTGGTTTATTCTTGTCTCTTAAAGTGGGCAGATATGGTGAAAGACTGTGGTCTGCTGTGTTTGGGACTAAACTCACAATAATTTAACATTTATGATGAGTTATAACTATATTACAATTATTTTTTCCACAGACTGTTCACTGGGAATTCTTTTGATTTCATTGATGAAGATGCATTCATGGGTTTACCACATCTTGAATATCTGTACGTATTTATCCATTTTCAGCCCAAagagtgagacacacacacacacacacacacacacacacacacacacacacacacacacacacacgaattccagaatttgtgttgacagctTGTAACAGTTGAGTTGCCACTGCCAGTACCTACAAAGCTGGACAGACTGTCAGTATCTGAACACCAGAGATAAAATCAGGGCCAGCTGCATCACTGAACAGATCAAAGCAAGTATTCAGATACCTGAGTGAATGGGCAAGAGGAATACCAAATTGAGTTGGtttgtttcttccttttccagaTTTATTGAAAATAACAAAATTGCATCCATATCCCCAAATGCGTTCCGGGGCCTGAAGGGGCTGCTACACCTGTGAGTATGATCTGTGATCTTCCGTCCTCTGTGGGAGAGCTAAGTGATATTGAAACATCCCCATTTAATCTATACATCAGTTTTCCTCCTTAGCGTCTTTCCAAAGGTGAGCAGAGGCACTGCTGTCAGTGCTGATGTCCAAGATGACTGACTGAAGTGTCAGTAACCTCATGTCTCAAGGGCAtggatattaaaaataataacctGAATGGGAGGCAGCTTGCTTACTGTGGGCTGGTACTAATAGAATTAAGAAACATTTTACATAAACGTGTTTGCAcattctcaacttactttgccTGCTAAAAGTTAAGTAGTGGCAGgtcaaagctaaaaataaatgtacTGTAACCTTACACAGAGTCACTGTGAGGTCCCAAACACATTTTGCCATTTGTGCAgccctgtacacaaacacactttcttaATGCACGTGTTGTTAAACATGTGGCAATAATGGAAGGAGGttttaaaagatggaaaaataagctAAGTAATTTTAAAGGATCATATTGATGTAAAACATACCCCTGAGAGTGCCTGAAGCCAGAAAAGACCCTGCAACTAATTTTTGCCTTGATCATAATGGTGAGAGAATTGTTTATCAGATGCAGAAAATACGACGATCCACAAGACAAGATGATAAATTCTCTTTTCCTTTAGCAAAGACGAAAGGAAGGTGTTTGGGGCTTCCTGGATAGCACTGCAGTCATTGCAGTCCTGTTTGGGAGGGAGGGCAGCACACTTCAGCACCTTTGACTGTCTTATCCCTGCATTTCACTTAGCCTGGACAAAGGGGGGAGAGGGAATAGAGTCCCATTGCAACTGGCACAATCATTCTCTTCATCTTCACAAAAGTCACCtgatctctctgctgctgcatgcCCTTGCAGAAAAATAGAAATTTTGGCAGAGTTCAAAGCTTATGGCTTGAGATTCATGCTTATTTTGCCAGAGGACATTTGGCTTGTGACATAGAGGAGGCTGTCATCCAAGGAAGTGAGAACTCACAGTGAGTTTCCAGAGACTTCCATGTTAAAGctaatattaaaataatgttaatgctaatgttagaTTTAAAACACATATATTGGCATGCAGCCATATCTCCCAGCATGGGGGAGGTTATTACAGCATTACagagaataaatacattttttagatGGCACAGGCAGAGATGCCCACTCTACAGCTCCAGTCCCGTCTCAGGGGAAAGTGTGCTCTCTTGCTCTCTTGCtggctctcttcctccctccaaaAAACTCACTCTCAGATAAATAATGCAGCTTTCATGAGTTCATGCCACaattttatttcagtttcatcTTTTTTCTGGTTTGAAGTTCAGCGCTTTGCTTGCAAATCTAATGTCTGCAGGGCACTGTCCTGGTTGGCTGGATTTCACAGCACGCAGAGCTATCTTTGCTCATCCCGATCCACAGTCTCAGAGTGGATGTCAGCTAAAAAGTAGAAAACTGTGATTCAGCCCTGCAGCCAGCATCGAGGGAGTGAAATATTCCTAACAAATGGATGTCTGTGCCCCATGTATCCCCTTTCTCTCCTACTGATGTaacatttttgtatttgtttttttgcaatATCTGTTTTCAGGGCGTTACTACATGAGATTGCCTATGATGTGATGACTGTGTGTACTAGTCTCCTTTTTATTCATTAGGAGTCTGGCTTACAACAACTTGGAAACGCTGCCCAGAGATGTTTTCAGTGGCATGGAGGCTTTGACTAAAGTGTGAGTTAACATCTAACCGTATCATTTAATTATCGTCACTTACGCTGGTGGATTCCATTGTTTTACTGGAGTTTCTTGTTGGACCATTCACTCTCTTTTGAGTTTTACATCAATACCCTGCAGGCCAAGGTTTGGGCCTGATTGGGGTTCCTTTACCTTGATGAGGCATATAACATGCTCTAGTCCATAGTGACCATACTGCCTATGTGTGATTACATTGATGACATCTATAAAATGGCCTCCAAGTGTGCCCTTAACAGACTGGATGCTCTCCACCAATCAGCTCTCCTTTTTGCCCCCGATGCCTTTTCTCACCCACTGTTGTGATCTGTATGAACCAACAAGTTTTTCCGCCTTCCCTGGCTTCATCACTGGCGTCTACCTGTCTATGAGACTCTACTAGGGAAAACAATATCAATATCTCTCCAACCTCTTGCACCCTCCCCATAATAACTATCACGTGAGAGCCACTGACATCATTACTGTAGTCTATTCCAAATGTCTGTATTGGTTCTGGGCAAAATTCCTTTCCTTTTGTTGCAGCAAGTAACAGCCTGTTGTGTTGACTTCCCTACTGGTCTCTTTATATACTAGTgttttttgtgttgcttttgaCTTCATTGTTGTTTCCTTACTGGATGTGTGGCTGTCTCTTGGATTCAGGTGTACCTTTTGCTAAGAACCTGTTCCTGGTAAAATACAGgtgaaataacaacaaaacaaagacaaaggtGCAGAATAATCTCCTTTTGACATTATTTTCTAACTGTAAATAATGACAAAATGATATTATTGTAAGGTTGTGCTGTAGAAAAGAGGGCTTCTGAAGGTAGACCCTTGACGTAATGGCAAAATGTCAGGAGAGTAAATAAATGATGGAGATgaggctctgctgcaggagatgaAGTGATGTAAAGTGATTGGACACTAAGCACAAACCAAACAGACATAATGCATCATTTGTGGGTATTTTATCATGAAGATTATCAGTGAACACCCATGTCTCATCCACCCATGAATGTAGAGATCTTCGTGGCAACAACCTGATTTGCGATTGCAAGCTTAAATGGCTGGTGGAGTGGATGCACCACACCAACGCCACGTTGGATGAGATCTACTGCAGTGGTCCGCCCAGCTACCAGGGAAAGAGGCTCAACGACCTGCTGCCTCACTCTTTTGACTGCATCACATCAGGTCTGGTGTTTCAGCCACGGTGTGATATTATCCATCTCAAGGTTCATGTTTTGCACTGAACTGGCGTCACCTTGTTGTTTTTTAGAGTTTGCCTCCTATCAGTCCCTGAAGTTTGAGTCAATCTCAGTGGAGGCCTTCACCTTTGGTATGGACCAGTATGTTGTGTTTGCCCAGCCATTCGCTGGGACGTGCAACTTCCTGGAATGGGATCATGTTGAGATGACCTTTAGAACTTATGACACCATTGAAAGTGAGTTCAAATGAGCGGAGTGGATGTGCTGTTTAAAAGATGGCAGTAGTAAATCTCTTTCCCACAATGATGGCCCCTGAATATTCACAGAACATGGCACAACGCGctctctcctctgttttttCGCCAGGCACATCCACTGTTGTCTGCAAGCCCATGGTGATCGACAACCACCTCTTCGTCATTGTAGCCCAATTATTTGGGGGTTCGCACATTTATAAACGTGACGTTTCTGCCAACAAGTTCATCAAGATCCAGGACATCGACATTCTAAAGATTCGCAAACCTAACGACATTGAGACGTTCATGATCGAAGGAGAGTCTTACTTTGTGATCGCTGACAGCTCTAAGGTCAGTGACCTTTGCCTGCTTATTACATGAAAAGGCTCGAGACACATTGCTCATTGTATGGTGTACGACACGCTGCCATTTCCTATTGCAAGGCTGAGGTTTTAGGGACCCGCGTGTTGCCAGCTTGCTCTGTCACATCCTTACAGCCATCGTTTTTAGGGCAACTGTGCCGGGATTTTAAATGTGGGGCACAAAAGAGAAGTTTCCTAAAACAACACATTGATTCACAAATTACTCTTTATCACACCGTGCGTAATTATTATCCTCCTACTCAATTTTACATGATTGGAAAAACAAACGAATACAGGTTTGTAACTTGTGAAAGTGCTCAGCATGGGCAAAGAGGGTCATTAAAGTGTTATAGACCAAATCTGCCCAAACGTGCAACAGAGCTCTACTATCGCTATCGCTAATCTCACCTGAAGCTGAATAAACCCTAAACCTGTTTTCCCGGATCCTTCTTGACATTTTGTTCACATTTCCCACGCAGGCCGGCTCCACCACTGTCTACAAATGGAATGGCAATGGCTTCTACTCCCACCAGTCACTCCACCACTGGTACCGGGACACGGACGTTGAATATTTGGTGATCTCCAATAAAGCCCACCTGATTTTGTCCAGCAGCTCTCAGAGGCCCGTCATCTACCAGTGGAACAGAAGCCAGAAACAGTTTGAACGCAGGACAGACATACCGGACATGGAGGACGTCTTCTCTGTCAAACACTTTCATGTGAAaggtgagagctgcagcagtggaGCAACATTAGGATTGATTAAATGATCACTATGCTGCACAAAAATCACTCCTCAGCTGGAATCTTGTACTGTACTGGATGACCA includes these proteins:
- the lgi1b gene encoding leucine-rich glioma-inactivated protein 1b, coding for MGLSDRGWRGRTLPFLVIAVSVISADGLRVRQPRCPFGCTCTKDNALCENVRSVPHTFPPDVVSLSFVKTGFSGITGGSFVHTPVLQLLLFTGNSFDFIDEDAFMGLPHLEYLFIENNKIASISPNAFRGLKGLLHLSLAYNNLETLPRDVFSGMEALTKVDLRGNNLICDCKLKWLVEWMHHTNATLDEIYCSGPPSYQGKRLNDLLPHSFDCITSEFASYQSLKFESISVEAFTFGMDQYVVFAQPFAGTCNFLEWDHVEMTFRTYDTIESTSTVVCKPMVIDNHLFVIVAQLFGGSHIYKRDVSANKFIKIQDIDILKIRKPNDIETFMIEGESYFVIADSSKAGSTTVYKWNGNGFYSHQSLHHWYRDTDVEYLVISNKAHLILSSSSQRPVIYQWNRSQKQFERRTDIPDMEDVFSVKHFHVKGELFICLTRFIGDSKVMRWDGAMFKELQTFPSRGSMVFQPVSIGKWQYAILGSDYSLTQVYQWDAKKGQFVPSQELNIQAPRSFSVLFVDSRVFLLASSFKGKTQIYEHLIIDLSNSTF